From a single Mesorhizobium shangrilense genomic region:
- a CDS encoding GtrA family protein, whose product MKRIVRFIFAGGIGFVADAVALWLLLDVTPYGPFLARILSIGFALCVTWSINRHLTFQPSSRGIAREGARYGGVGIATSIVNYLVYSAILLALPAAPPLAALAVASLAAMTLSFLGYSRLVFDR is encoded by the coding sequence ATGAAACGCATCGTTCGTTTCATTTTCGCCGGCGGCATCGGCTTCGTCGCCGATGCGGTGGCACTGTGGTTGCTGCTGGACGTTACGCCATACGGGCCTTTCCTCGCCCGCATCCTGTCGATCGGCTTCGCCTTGTGCGTCACCTGGTCGATCAACCGGCATCTGACCTTCCAGCCATCGAGCCGCGGCATCGCACGGGAAGGCGCGCGCTATGGCGGCGTCGGCATCGCCACCAGCATCGTCAACTATCTCGTCTATTCGGCCATCCTGCTCGCACTCCCGGCGGCTCCGCCGCTGGCCGCGCTCGCGGTCGCGTCGCTGGCTGCCATGACACTGTCATTCCTCGGCTATTCGCGGCTGGTATTCGACCGCTAA
- a CDS encoding glycosyltransferase: MPQEVRCEPSIAVLLPCYNEELTIAEVVRRFRETLPSAQIYVYDNNSKDLTALRARAAGAIVVREARQGKGNVVRRMFADIDADIYLMADGDGTYAPEDAPQLINTLLTERSDMVVGTRRGVTDDAGRTGHAFGNRIFNSLYKRLFGTDFTDIFSGYRVFTRRFVKSFPAVSGGFEIETEMSVHASQLKLPVSEIALDYGRRPEGSSSKLSTYRDGAKILWMFAMLVKETQPLRFFGAFSVFFLGASLFLMAPVLIEFVETGLVPRMPTWVLSVALLLLSMLAAVTGLILDSVSRGRAEQKRIFYLSMPSGRVERRERAGEPETLKTPHGKTPRAA, from the coding sequence ATGCCGCAAGAAGTTCGTTGTGAACCTTCCATCGCCGTGCTCTTGCCCTGCTACAATGAGGAGCTGACGATCGCCGAGGTGGTCAGGCGGTTTCGTGAAACGCTGCCTTCGGCGCAGATCTATGTCTACGACAACAATTCCAAGGATCTGACCGCGCTGCGGGCTCGCGCCGCAGGCGCCATAGTCGTGCGCGAGGCGCGCCAGGGCAAGGGCAATGTGGTGCGCCGCATGTTCGCCGATATCGATGCCGACATCTATCTGATGGCGGATGGCGACGGCACCTACGCCCCCGAGGACGCGCCGCAACTGATCAACACGCTGCTGACCGAACGCTCCGACATGGTGGTCGGCACCAGGCGCGGCGTCACCGACGATGCCGGCAGGACCGGCCATGCCTTCGGCAACCGTATCTTCAACAGCCTCTACAAGCGGCTGTTCGGCACCGATTTCACCGACATCTTCTCCGGCTATCGCGTTTTCACAAGGCGTTTCGTAAAGAGCTTCCCCGCCGTGTCCGGCGGCTTCGAGATCGAGACCGAGATGTCGGTCCATGCCTCGCAGCTCAAACTGCCGGTCAGCGAGATCGCGCTCGACTATGGCCGCCGTCCGGAAGGGTCGTCCTCGAAACTGTCGACCTATCGTGACGGCGCCAAGATCCTGTGGATGTTCGCCATGCTGGTGAAGGAGACGCAGCCGCTGCGCTTCTTCGGCGCCTTTTCGGTATTCTTCCTCGGAGCCAGCCTGTTCCTGATGGCGCCGGTGCTGATCGAATTCGTCGAGACCGGCCTTGTTCCGCGCATGCCGACCTGGGTGCTGTCCGTCGCGTTGCTGCTGCTCTCCATGCTGGCGGCGGTGACCGGGCTGATCCTCGATTCCGTGTCGCGCGGCCGGGCCGAGCAGAAGCGTATCTTCTATCTGTCGATGCCGTCGGGCCGTGTCGAGCGCCGCGAGCGCGCGGGCGAGCCTGAAACGCTCAAGACCCCGCACGGCAAGACGCCCCGCGCGGCCTGA
- a CDS encoding acyltransferase family protein, with product MKSSTGEHYPALDHIRGLAIFLVFTWHFLHQSPEGPVPYGFVPAFPVFSLLDEGHTGVSLFMALSGYLFAKLLDGKQIRYLPFFANRALRLLPLLLAVICIEACRRYMAGQPLGEYFTGVGEGLVLPILPNGGWSITVEAHFYILLPFLLMASRRFVFAPLLFIAAAILLRVALYEQIGQAQSVAAWTIIGHGDQFLAGIFAFQVRAYAKDRHWLAMAVLAAFSGFFWWFDAAGGFYQLVRYPSPHWIWIILPTIEAAAYSFGIAYYDTSFSQKRASLPLKIMEKAGSYSYSIYLLHLFFVMQLAEFINTRIMSISNFYVACLWSGLCFLATIPIGYLSYTCVEAPFLQLRVRYVGNRQATADPVTVGFGTAVAAPK from the coding sequence ATGAAATCCTCGACTGGAGAACATTACCCGGCGCTTGATCATATTCGCGGCCTGGCGATTTTTCTGGTCTTCACCTGGCATTTTCTCCACCAGTCCCCTGAGGGGCCTGTACCTTATGGCTTCGTACCGGCTTTTCCCGTGTTCAGCCTTCTGGATGAAGGGCATACCGGCGTTTCATTGTTCATGGCGCTTTCCGGCTACCTGTTTGCCAAGCTCCTTGATGGAAAGCAGATCCGGTATCTGCCCTTTTTTGCCAACAGGGCGCTAAGACTGCTTCCGCTGCTTTTGGCCGTGATATGTATCGAGGCTTGCCGGAGATACATGGCTGGACAACCCTTGGGCGAATATTTCACGGGGGTCGGTGAGGGGCTTGTTCTTCCCATCCTTCCGAATGGCGGCTGGTCCATAACCGTAGAAGCCCACTTCTATATACTGCTTCCGTTCCTGCTGATGGCATCCAGGCGGTTCGTGTTCGCTCCCCTGCTGTTCATTGCGGCAGCCATCTTGCTGCGGGTCGCGCTGTACGAGCAAATCGGCCAGGCGCAGTCTGTAGCCGCCTGGACCATCATTGGACATGGAGACCAGTTCTTGGCCGGCATCTTCGCCTTCCAGGTTCGCGCCTATGCGAAGGACCGGCACTGGCTGGCGATGGCTGTTCTGGCGGCATTTTCGGGGTTCTTCTGGTGGTTCGATGCCGCCGGCGGATTTTATCAACTGGTGCGTTATCCGTCGCCGCACTGGATATGGATCATCTTGCCGACCATCGAGGCGGCAGCGTATTCGTTTGGGATCGCATACTACGATACGAGTTTTTCGCAGAAGCGAGCGAGCCTTCCGCTCAAGATCATGGAGAAGGCCGGGTCTTATAGTTATTCAATCTATCTGCTGCACCTGTTTTTCGTCATGCAGTTGGCTGAGTTCATCAACACCAGAATTATGAGCATAAGCAATTTCTACGTGGCGTGCCTCTGGTCCGGCCTGTGCTTCCTGGCGACCATCCCGATCGGCTACCTCAGCTACACATGCGTCGAAGCGCCGTTCCTTCAACTGCGTGTACGATATGTGGGCAATCGGCAGGCAACTGCTGATCCCGTCACGGTCGGCTTCGGTACGGCCGTTGCCGCACCCAAGTAG
- a CDS encoding GtrA family protein codes for MGTAKDGAWKFDLVLALLAALVAVAVSAYAGFPQLANAHGDNDSLLQLVQVRDLLAGQGWFDMHQYRMGPEGGFIMHWSRLLDAPLALAILGTSALTGNMALAERIVQVAWPALQFWLSVFFIIRAARNFAGERAVVPAIVVGGAALYYLGIFSPGSLDHHNIQLMLTLASLSLLLDAPTRRWAAMPSGICAALTMAIGMESAPYAGALGVLVAMLFLTGGTGERLIAHDFGIGFAGVCAVVFATTVPVSAWSQAQCDTFSVVQFAAAAIGGAGLAAIATIDAMNRTLQRRVMSLGLLALALGAVVVVLFPQCLAMPYANLDPRIKTLWLDHIDEAQSLYKLIFENPARVAARYATPLLAIILMALRLRGGGWRRQDSIVGALLVVAFIVSTWEVRASTFSIAFAVIPLSAWIAKWRQRAETSSSRGVALKMAAVWLVSVNAVWTGAAAAASLAFEADKPVADHGDVDATCESKATFTMLGQQPQTTVLAISNLGSPILAYTQNRVFAGPYHRNIAGNLLALDAFMGSTAAARTIARDHRVGLVAVCRGNPETRLLASKAPEGFLAGLAGGNVPEWLEPIAQTQGSQLELYRVRPGS; via the coding sequence ATGGGCACAGCCAAGGACGGCGCCTGGAAGTTCGATCTCGTGCTGGCGCTGCTCGCCGCTCTGGTGGCCGTTGCCGTCAGCGCCTATGCGGGTTTCCCGCAATTGGCCAACGCCCATGGCGACAATGACAGCCTGCTGCAGCTGGTCCAGGTGCGCGACCTGCTGGCCGGCCAGGGCTGGTTCGACATGCACCAGTACAGGATGGGCCCGGAAGGCGGCTTCATCATGCACTGGTCGCGGCTGCTCGACGCGCCGCTTGCCCTTGCCATTCTGGGCACCTCCGCACTGACCGGCAACATGGCCCTGGCCGAGAGGATCGTGCAAGTGGCCTGGCCGGCCCTGCAATTCTGGCTTTCGGTGTTCTTCATCATTCGCGCGGCGCGCAATTTCGCCGGAGAGCGCGCCGTCGTGCCCGCCATCGTCGTCGGTGGCGCGGCGCTCTATTATCTGGGGATCTTTTCGCCGGGCTCTCTCGACCACCACAATATCCAGCTGATGCTGACGCTTGCGAGCCTCAGCTTGCTGCTCGACGCACCGACCCGCAGATGGGCGGCCATGCCTTCCGGGATTTGCGCGGCGCTGACCATGGCCATCGGCATGGAGAGCGCGCCTTATGCCGGCGCCCTCGGCGTCCTCGTCGCCATGCTCTTCCTCACCGGCGGAACGGGGGAGCGGCTGATCGCCCACGATTTCGGCATTGGCTTTGCCGGCGTTTGCGCCGTCGTCTTCGCCACCACCGTGCCGGTGTCCGCATGGAGCCAGGCGCAATGCGACACATTCTCGGTCGTGCAGTTCGCGGCCGCCGCGATCGGCGGCGCCGGCCTGGCGGCCATTGCCACGATCGATGCCATGAACCGCACGCTCCAGCGGCGGGTGATGTCGCTCGGCTTGCTTGCCCTGGCGCTGGGCGCGGTCGTCGTGGTGCTGTTTCCGCAATGCCTGGCCATGCCCTACGCAAATCTCGACCCACGCATCAAGACGCTGTGGCTCGACCACATCGACGAGGCGCAGTCGCTGTACAAACTCATATTCGAGAATCCGGCGCGGGTGGCGGCGCGTTATGCAACGCCGCTGCTGGCGATCATCCTGATGGCGCTGCGGCTGCGCGGTGGCGGCTGGCGCAGGCAGGACAGCATTGTCGGCGCGCTGCTCGTCGTCGCCTTCATCGTCAGCACCTGGGAGGTGCGGGCGTCGACATTCTCGATCGCCTTCGCGGTCATCCCGCTTTCCGCCTGGATCGCGAAATGGCGCCAGCGGGCGGAAACCAGTTCCTCGCGCGGCGTGGCCTTGAAGATGGCCGCTGTCTGGCTGGTGTCGGTGAATGCCGTCTGGACGGGCGCCGCAGCCGCCGCCTCGCTTGCGTTCGAAGCCGACAAGCCGGTGGCCGACCATGGCGACGTTGACGCGACCTGCGAGAGCAAGGCCACCTTCACCATGCTAGGCCAGCAGCCACAAACCACGGTGCTGGCGATTTCCAATCTTGGATCGCCCATCCTGGCCTACACGCAAAACCGTGTTTTCGCCGGGCCCTATCATCGCAACATCGCGGGAAATCTCCTGGCGCTCGACGCCTTCATGGGATCGACCGCGGCCGCCAGGACGATCGCCAGGGATCACCGCGTCGGCCTCGTCGCGGTGTGCCGCGGCAACCCGGAAACCAGGCTTCTCGCCTCCAAGGCACCGGAGGGCTTTCTTGCCGGGCTTGCGGGCGGCAACGTGCCGGAATGGCTCGAACCGATCGCGCAAACGCAGGGTAGCCAGCTCGAACTCTATCGCGTGCGGCCAGGCAGTTGA
- a CDS encoding putative bifunctional diguanylate cyclase/phosphodiesterase, protein MQTSFGTGQANRETTDLAFTDPLTGLGNHRRFFDKVDRLISDRADDPAPFTVGILDLDGFKPINDLFGHKAGDDILIQVAMRLRASMDGYSTVCRIGADEFAFLYPMVFSEEAAAEKSRMLIEILSAPYDVGERTARLSASVGCSLFYSGDETTEILVNKAETALYHAKRSGRGRVVVYTREMEEAAKRVTRIEQALRRAVSAGEVEPHFQPIVDLNTRRTVGFETLARWTDRDLGSVPPTVFIPIAEERGIIGPLSQLVLRKATEAARSWPKDLFLSFNLSPSQLVDQNTGLHILAILDRTGFDPRRLEIEITETGLMNDPASAEKIVEDLRRVGIRVSLDDFGTGQSSLGRLREFHFDKLKIDRAFVSSILDDRPSEHIIRAILAMCEGLGMDVVAEGIEQEAQADRLVQFGCAGGQGYLFGRPVDADATLGYLRDSFRGALHAKAI, encoded by the coding sequence ATGCAAACGTCGTTTGGCACCGGTCAGGCAAACAGGGAGACAACGGATCTGGCGTTCACTGATCCGTTGACCGGGCTTGGCAATCATCGTCGATTCTTCGACAAGGTCGACCGTCTGATCAGCGATCGGGCCGACGACCCGGCGCCTTTCACCGTCGGCATTCTCGACCTGGACGGCTTCAAGCCGATCAACGACCTGTTCGGGCACAAGGCCGGCGACGACATCCTGATCCAGGTGGCGATGCGGCTGCGCGCCTCGATGGACGGCTACTCCACGGTCTGCCGCATCGGTGCCGACGAGTTCGCCTTTCTCTATCCGATGGTGTTCAGCGAGGAAGCTGCGGCCGAGAAATCCCGCATGCTGATCGAGATCCTGTCGGCGCCCTATGATGTCGGCGAACGCACGGCAAGGCTCTCGGCCTCGGTCGGCTGCTCGCTGTTCTATTCGGGCGACGAGACGACCGAAATCCTCGTCAACAAGGCCGAGACGGCGCTTTACCACGCCAAGCGTTCGGGACGCGGTCGGGTGGTCGTCTACACCCGCGAAATGGAAGAGGCGGCCAAGCGCGTCACCCGCATCGAACAGGCCTTGCGCCGCGCCGTCTCGGCCGGCGAGGTAGAGCCACATTTCCAGCCCATCGTCGACCTGAACACGCGCCGCACCGTCGGTTTCGAGACGCTGGCGCGCTGGACCGACCGCGACCTCGGCTCGGTGCCGCCGACGGTGTTCATTCCCATCGCCGAGGAGCGCGGCATCATCGGCCCACTGTCGCAGCTGGTGCTGCGCAAGGCCACTGAGGCAGCCAGGAGCTGGCCCAAGGACCTGTTCCTGTCCTTCAACCTGTCGCCGTCGCAGCTCGTCGACCAGAACACCGGCCTGCACATACTGGCGATCCTCGACCGCACCGGCTTCGACCCGCGCCGGCTGGAAATCGAGATCACCGAGACCGGCCTGATGAACGATCCGGCCTCGGCCGAGAAGATCGTCGAGGATCTGCGCCGCGTCGGCATCCGCGTGTCGCTCGACGATTTCGGTACTGGGCAGTCCTCGCTTGGCCGTTTGCGCGAATTCCATTTCGACAAGCTCAAGATCGACCGCGCCTTCGTCTCCTCCATTCTCGACGACCGTCCGTCGGAACACATCATCCGGGCGATCCTTGCCATGTGCGAGGGGCTTGGCATGGACGTCGTCGCCGAAGGCATCGAGCAGGAGGCGCAGGCCGACCGGCTCGTCCAGTTCGGCTGCGCCGGCGGGCAGGGTTACCTGTTCGGCAGGCCGGTCGACGCCGACGCGACGCTCGGCTACCTGCGCGATTCGTTCCGCGGCGCCCTGCACGCCAAGGCGATCTGA
- a CDS encoding SDR family NAD(P)-dependent oxidoreductase — translation MMPSAHFADLEGASVLITGGGSGIGAALTESFVRQGANVAFIDIADGPSQVLADRIEKELRRRPLYLKTDLRDIEALRASAASAAEAHGDVTVLINNAAVDDRHAVEDVTVEFWDNNQAINLRPHFFTAQAVAPGMKRAGGGSIINFTSTSYLINHPDMPSYTAAKAAIVGLTKGLAGKLGSDGIRVNAVAPGWVITERQRDLWVTEQALAAHVAKQCIKEVMRPDDMVGTALFLASDASRMLTAQMLIVDGGFL, via the coding sequence ATGATGCCATCGGCGCATTTTGCCGACCTCGAAGGCGCTTCGGTGCTGATCACCGGCGGCGGTTCGGGCATTGGCGCGGCCTTGACCGAGAGCTTTGTGCGCCAGGGCGCCAATGTCGCCTTCATCGACATCGCCGACGGCCCCAGCCAGGTGCTTGCCGACCGCATCGAGAAAGAGCTCCGACGGCGGCCCCTCTATCTCAAGACCGACCTGCGCGACATCGAAGCCTTGCGCGCCTCCGCGGCCAGCGCGGCCGAAGCGCATGGCGACGTCACCGTGCTGATCAACAACGCCGCAGTCGACGATCGGCATGCCGTGGAAGACGTCACGGTGGAATTCTGGGACAACAACCAGGCGATCAATCTGCGGCCGCACTTCTTCACCGCGCAGGCGGTGGCGCCGGGCATGAAGCGGGCAGGCGGCGGTTCGATCATCAATTTCACCTCGACATCCTATCTGATCAACCATCCGGACATGCCCTCCTATACCGCCGCCAAGGCGGCGATCGTCGGCCTGACCAAGGGTCTGGCCGGAAAGCTTGGAAGCGACGGCATCCGCGTCAACGCGGTCGCCCCCGGCTGGGTCATCACCGAGCGACAAAGAGATCTCTGGGTGACCGAGCAGGCTCTCGCCGCCCATGTCGCCAAACAATGCATCAAGGAAGTGATGCGTCCCGATGACATGGTCGGGACGGCATTGTTCCTGGCGTCGGATGCTTCGCGCATGCTGACCGCGCAGATGCTGATCGTCGACGGGGGCTTCCTGTGA
- a CDS encoding 2-dehydro-3-deoxygalactonokinase, with translation MSEAAAVAVVDWGTTRLRAWLIDETGKVLAERRGDDGLITAQQKGFSTILEGHLAAMGATAQLPVIICGMAGSRQGWLEAPYVTVPSPLSAILAGAARVPGQERDIRIVPGLAQRLADAPDVMRGEETQLAGAGLPAKGRHVVCMPGTHSKWVVIEDGGVAGFCTWPTGELFSVLAGHSILRHSLGEHPEPVTAENPFFRRWCETALSEGGDVTSKLFSIRAAGLLQDLKADDAAACLSGLLIGGEIASARRRYGDASASVVLIASGALASLYGEALGLAGLAVRTVDADEAVRAGLIEAARENGMIARTGVAR, from the coding sequence GTGAGCGAGGCAGCGGCCGTTGCAGTCGTTGACTGGGGCACGACCCGTCTCAGGGCCTGGCTGATCGACGAAACGGGAAAGGTCCTTGCCGAGCGCCGTGGCGACGACGGGTTGATCACCGCGCAGCAAAAGGGGTTTTCGACCATTCTCGAAGGCCATCTGGCGGCCATGGGCGCGACGGCGCAACTGCCCGTCATCATCTGCGGCATGGCCGGCTCTCGCCAAGGCTGGCTGGAGGCGCCCTATGTAACCGTGCCGTCGCCGCTCAGTGCCATTCTCGCGGGTGCTGCGCGGGTTCCCGGCCAGGAACGCGACATCCGCATCGTGCCTGGTCTCGCCCAGCGCCTGGCCGACGCACCGGACGTCATGCGTGGCGAGGAAACGCAGCTCGCGGGCGCTGGTTTGCCGGCAAAGGGTCGCCATGTCGTCTGCATGCCGGGCACTCATTCCAAATGGGTTGTGATCGAGGATGGCGGCGTCGCCGGCTTCTGCACCTGGCCGACCGGCGAACTGTTTTCGGTGCTGGCTGGCCATTCGATCCTGCGTCACTCGCTGGGCGAGCATCCAGAGCCGGTCACGGCCGAAAACCCATTCTTCCGACGCTGGTGCGAGACGGCGTTGAGCGAAGGCGGCGACGTCACCTCAAAACTGTTCTCGATCCGCGCCGCCGGCCTGCTTCAGGACCTCAAGGCCGACGATGCGGCCGCTTGCCTGTCCGGCCTGCTGATCGGCGGCGAGATCGCCTCGGCGAGACGCCGCTATGGAGATGCATCCGCATCCGTCGTGCTGATCGCTTCCGGCGCGCTGGCGTCGCTTTACGGGGAAGCGCTTGGCCTTGCCGGGCTTGCGGTCAGGACCGTCGACGCGGACGAAGCCGTGCGCGCCGGCCTTATCGAAGCGGCACGAGAGAATGGCATGATCGCCAGAACCGGAGTTGCCCGATGA
- a CDS encoding 2-dehydro-3-deoxy-6-phosphogalactonate aldolase: MTQTASFPKLKRGLVAILRGLKAAEAIAMGQAIFDAGIEAIEVPLNSPEPFSSIARIVDVLPKTALVGAGTVLTAADVDGLHKAGGRLLVSPNIDAEVMARAMHHGLVTMPGVLTPTEAFQAIRLGASALKFFPASVIGAAGISAMRAVLPPSTLVGAVGGVSEKDFAGYKAAGVTMFGLGSSLFKPGMSVDEVAARAHAAVAAWDAAFGEA, translated from the coding sequence ATGACGCAGACAGCAAGCTTTCCGAAGCTCAAGCGCGGGCTGGTCGCCATCCTGCGTGGCCTTAAAGCGGCCGAAGCCATAGCCATGGGCCAGGCAATCTTCGACGCCGGCATCGAGGCGATCGAAGTGCCGCTCAACTCACCCGAGCCCTTTTCGTCGATCGCCCGGATCGTGGACGTGCTTCCGAAAACCGCCCTGGTCGGCGCCGGCACCGTTTTGACGGCTGCGGATGTCGATGGCCTGCACAAGGCCGGTGGGCGGCTTCTGGTCAGCCCCAATATCGACGCCGAGGTGATGGCGCGGGCGATGCATCATGGCTTGGTGACAATGCCCGGCGTGCTGACACCTACCGAGGCGTTCCAGGCCATCCGGCTGGGCGCCTCGGCGCTGAAATTCTTTCCGGCAAGCGTGATCGGCGCGGCCGGCATTTCCGCCATGCGCGCGGTGCTGCCGCCATCGACGCTGGTGGGCGCGGTTGGCGGCGTTTCGGAAAAAGACTTTGCCGGCTACAAGGCGGCGGGAGTCACCATGTTTGGCCTCGGCTCCAGCCTGTTCAAGCCGGGCATGAGCGTCGATGAGGTGGCCGCGCGCGCGCATGCCGCTGTGGCGGCCTGGGACGCAGCCTTCGGAGAGGCATGA
- a CDS encoding SMP-30/gluconolactonase/LRE family protein, producing MMSEIVSVFSDHVCQLGEGPSYDPGTDALFWFDIVNGHMLEKGLSGGAVKIHELGQMASAVAIIDDNRQLIATETGLHVRDVTTGKLTLHTAIEADNPLTRSNDSRVHPCGAFWTGTMGKDEEKGAGAIYWFFKGELRRLFSDITVSNSICFSEDGTIAYYTDTATGLLMRVTCDPATGLPTGEPKVFVDHRSSKGHVDGSVVDRDGVLWNAVWGGKAVKAYSPDGTLQREIAMPVTQPSCPAFVGRKGDRLTVTSAWKGKDEKQRKLDPQAGMTFLLDIPVNGRFEPRVLIA from the coding sequence ATGATGAGCGAGATCGTTTCCGTCTTTTCCGACCATGTCTGCCAGTTGGGCGAGGGGCCGAGCTATGATCCCGGCACCGACGCGCTTTTCTGGTTCGACATCGTCAACGGCCATATGCTGGAGAAGGGCCTTTCCGGCGGTGCTGTAAAAATCCATGAGCTCGGCCAGATGGCCAGCGCCGTCGCCATCATAGACGATAACAGACAGCTTATCGCCACAGAAACCGGCCTGCATGTGCGCGACGTGACTACCGGCAAGCTGACGCTGCACACGGCGATCGAGGCCGATAATCCGCTCACCCGCTCCAACGATTCCCGCGTCCACCCCTGCGGCGCGTTCTGGACCGGCACGATGGGCAAGGACGAGGAGAAGGGCGCCGGCGCGATCTACTGGTTCTTCAAGGGCGAGCTGCGCCGGCTGTTTTCCGACATCACCGTGTCGAATTCGATCTGCTTTTCCGAGGATGGCACGATCGCCTACTACACCGACACCGCGACCGGCCTCCTGATGCGCGTCACCTGCGATCCGGCAACCGGCCTGCCCACAGGTGAGCCAAAAGTGTTCGTCGACCATCGCTCGTCGAAGGGCCATGTCGACGGCTCGGTCGTGGACCGCGACGGCGTGCTGTGGAACGCCGTCTGGGGTGGCAAGGCGGTGAAGGCCTATTCGCCCGATGGCACGCTGCAGCGCGAAATCGCGATGCCGGTGACGCAGCCTTCCTGCCCCGCATTCGTCGGGCGCAAGGGCGATCGGCTGACAGTGACATCGGCCTGGAAGGGCAAGGACGAAAAACAGCGCAAGCTCGATCCGCAGGCCGGCATGACCTTCCTGCTCGACATTCCCGTCAACGGCCGCTTTGAACCGCGCGTGCTGATCGCCTGA
- a CDS encoding D-alanine:D-lactate ligase-like protein, which translates to MPNTKPKLILVYEPEKACFDRLIADGYAPDRATEISSYLAQSTDLAYEFEALAAACLRRGLSFGPVTLDDAADALADQNPQDTLVWTLSDGIAYFRGGAAPALARLKGLKTIGADDSLFALCQDKFRSGAVLGALGLPAPQAGLARNGKWLVEPPAAAAGWFVKPNRLGAKIGIWPDSRCNDLSHALELSRRVYAAYRDDVVVQPYVPGRNVRASFLGLVPGAGVEALGVAFVDSGADFQTMEDSMALYGETGEAAKAQGQYAEPELLPVGDSQPGADAKIRSIAERLMSGLGLRDVFSIDLRVESDDTIHLIEFEVCPGLPCFDFRAYCRSQWNMSLADAMAEMAASRLSGPQRLAAQ; encoded by the coding sequence ATGCCCAACACCAAGCCGAAGCTGATCCTTGTCTACGAGCCGGAGAAGGCCTGCTTCGACCGGCTGATCGCCGACGGTTATGCCCCCGACCGTGCCACGGAGATTTCGTCCTACCTGGCGCAGTCGACCGATCTTGCGTATGAGTTCGAAGCGCTCGCCGCCGCCTGCCTCAGGCGCGGTCTTTCCTTTGGGCCGGTGACGCTCGACGATGCCGCTGATGCGCTCGCCGACCAGAATCCGCAGGACACGCTTGTCTGGACACTGTCCGACGGCATCGCCTATTTCCGGGGTGGCGCGGCACCGGCACTCGCCAGGCTCAAGGGGCTGAAGACGATCGGCGCCGACGATTCCCTGTTCGCACTCTGCCAGGACAAGTTCCGTTCCGGCGCTGTGCTCGGCGCACTCGGCCTGCCGGCGCCGCAGGCTGGCCTTGCCCGCAACGGAAAATGGCTGGTGGAACCACCGGCGGCGGCGGCGGGCTGGTTCGTCAAGCCGAACCGGCTGGGCGCCAAGATCGGCATCTGGCCGGATTCACGCTGCAATGACCTGAGCCACGCGCTCGAACTCAGCCGGCGCGTCTACGCAGCCTATCGCGACGATGTCGTCGTGCAGCCCTACGTCCCCGGCCGCAATGTGCGCGCCAGTTTCCTCGGGCTGGTGCCCGGCGCCGGTGTCGAGGCGCTCGGTGTCGCCTTTGTCGATTCAGGTGCCGATTTCCAGACCATGGAAGACAGCATGGCGCTCTACGGCGAAACGGGCGAAGCGGCGAAGGCGCAAGGACAATACGCCGAGCCGGAACTGCTGCCGGTCGGCGACAGCCAGCCAGGCGCCGATGCAAAAATACGCAGCATAGCCGAGCGGCTGATGAGCGGGCTCGGCCTGCGCGATGTGTTTTCGATCGATCTCAGGGTCGAGTCCGACGACACTATTCATCTCATAGAATTCGAGGTCTGCCCCGGCCTGCCCTGCTTCGATTTTCGCGCCTATTGCCGCTCGCAGTGGAATATGAGCCTGGCCGATGCCATGGCCGAGATGGCGGCAAGCCGGCTGTCGGGCCCGCAAAGGCTTGCGGCGCAATAG